A DNA window from Ranitomeya imitator isolate aRanImi1 chromosome 2, aRanImi1.pri, whole genome shotgun sequence contains the following coding sequences:
- the LOC138666351 gene encoding oocyte zinc finger protein XlCOF22-like, producing the protein MFKSDNLEIPQDTIEVNAIAPNIPSSLHSKDPSSDPVEQILSSDSLPTTNENQSHKISIKKRTAPKAMKTFSFSEYENSFPLEKSFLKQQNLHKADNKISCSKFGRCFNQKSDFVSHQRIYTEKKPFSCSECGKCFIQKAHLVSHQKTHTGEKPFSCSECGKCFTDKNVLIRHHRSHTGEKPFSCSECGKCFNHKANLVSHRKTHTGEKPFSCSECGKCFNHKSSLVSHQKTHTGEKPFSCSECGKCFSHKSSLVSHQKTHTGDHQKTHTGEKPFSCSECRKYFNNKANLASHQKTHTGEKPFSCSECGKCTAANSQFPTPH; encoded by the exons atgtttaaatcagataatcttgagatcccacaggatacaattgaagtgaatgccattgctccaaatataccatcatcccttcacagcaaagatccgtCATCTGATCCTGTGGAACagatcctgtcttctgattcattaccgactactaatgaaaatcaaagtcacaaaataagcattaaaaaacgaactgctcctaaagcaatgaagacattttcattttcagaatatgAAAATAGTTTTCCACTAGAAAAGTCCTTTCTCAAACAACAAAACCTTCACAAAGCAGACAATAAAATTTCTTGTTCCAAGTTTGggagatgttttaaccagaaatcagattttgtcagTCACCAGAGAATTTACACAgagaagaagccattttcatgttcagaatgtggaaaatgttttatccagaaagcacatcttgttagccaccagaaaacccacacaggagagaagcctttttcttgttcagaatgtgggaaatgttttacagataaaaatGTTCTTATcagacatcatagatctcacacaggggagaagcctttttcctgttcagaatgtggaaaatgttttaaccacaaagcgaatcttgttagccaccggaaaacccacacaggggagaagcctttttcctgctcagaatgtgggaaatgttttaaccacaaatcgagtcttgttagccaccagaaaacccacacaggggagaagcctttttcctgctcagaatgtgggaaatgttttagccacaaatcgagtcttgttagccaccagaaaacccacacagggga ccaccagaaaacccacacaggggagaagcctttttcgtgttcagaatgtaggaaataTTTTAATAACAAAGCAAATCTTGCTAGCCaccaaaaaacacacacaggggagaagcctttttcctgctcagaatgtgggaaat gcactgctgctAATAGCCAGttccctactccacactga